A genomic stretch from Edaphobacter aggregans includes:
- the sixA gene encoding phosphohistidine phosphatase SixA — translation MNLFILRHASAGLRRKNPLLDLKRPLDKDGKRHCLQLAHVLNALKIQFDLIVSSPLKRSLQTASLVGTETGYESQILLSNGLAPEATLQDFQKLLNECRGHENVLVVGHNPNLTNFIGSMLVPASDPLPAAVRLRKGTIARLSFNRSPAMLQWMLDPRTVRALYATSTKSSRRKTSRK, via the coding sequence ATGAATCTCTTCATACTCCGCCACGCCAGCGCCGGTCTCCGCAGAAAAAACCCACTCCTCGACCTGAAACGCCCCCTCGACAAAGACGGCAAACGCCACTGTTTACAACTGGCCCACGTCCTCAACGCCCTAAAAATTCAGTTCGATCTCATAGTCTCCAGTCCACTCAAACGAAGCCTCCAGACTGCCTCCCTTGTAGGCACCGAGACCGGCTACGAGTCCCAAATTTTGCTCTCCAACGGCCTAGCCCCCGAAGCCACCCTTCAGGACTTCCAAAAACTCCTCAACGAGTGCCGCGGCCACGAAAACGTCCTCGTCGTCGGCCACAATCCCAACCTCACCAACTTCATCGGTTCGATGCTCGTCCCCGCATCCGATCCCCTGCCTGCAGCGGTTCGTCTCCGCAAAGGCACCATCGCCCGCCTATCCTTCAATCGCAGCCCCGCCATGCTCCAGTGGATGCTCGACCCCCGCACCGTCCGCGCTCTCTACGCCACCTCGACAAAGAGCTCCCGCCGAAAGACCTCGCGGAAGTAG
- a CDS encoding Ppx/GppA phosphatase family protein, which yields MPTFAAVDIGSNSCRLKIATVQMHRLKTLHEDREVTRLGESVFQTGVISPEAMAATIRALKRFHKAVQLHVADKVRVVATSAMRDARNAEAFTEWVRSTTGWNVEVISGLEEGRLIHLGVVTHEVGARGRCLMIDLGGGSCEVTLSDGGRIKAMASMSLGAVRLTEEFLQTDPPAKEDVARLKQFIDRELRKAEKKVGTPRVGLVIATSGTAAALAEASGHVRRGRSAKKTLAKKRLERVGELTADTPDVRRLADRLVKMTNDERAAVPGIGPRRSEIIVGGALVYASLLERMGLKGFRYSSLGLRDGMLAQMLAEVDLRASVHQKMESERWAGVLELCRRYGIEQRTAEPVREHVVQLFDQLARVHELPEEYKLWLESAAMMQDAGKFMNHQGHFRHTQYIIANSEIFGFSPEQRAIVSALARYLGKTRPDPMDRVMRAIPIEEHTHVVRAIVLLRLAVALNQDRASAVVQLRTHVYPKRVLLELVPGRGGAELEAWSLKKEADYFREVFRRELFVEVA from the coding sequence ATGCCTACGTTTGCTGCGGTTGATATTGGGTCGAACTCGTGCCGTCTGAAGATTGCTACGGTACAGATGCATCGGCTAAAGACGTTGCACGAAGACCGTGAGGTGACGCGGCTGGGCGAGAGTGTGTTTCAGACGGGGGTGATCTCGCCGGAGGCCATGGCGGCGACGATTCGGGCGCTGAAGCGGTTTCATAAGGCTGTGCAGCTGCATGTGGCCGACAAGGTGCGCGTGGTGGCGACGAGCGCGATGCGGGATGCGAGGAATGCCGAGGCGTTTACGGAGTGGGTGCGGTCGACGACGGGATGGAATGTGGAGGTGATCTCAGGGCTGGAAGAGGGGCGGCTGATTCACCTGGGGGTGGTAACGCATGAGGTGGGTGCGAGGGGGCGGTGTTTGATGATTGACCTCGGCGGCGGAAGCTGTGAGGTGACGCTGTCGGATGGCGGGCGGATCAAGGCGATGGCGAGCATGTCGCTGGGGGCTGTGCGGTTGACGGAGGAGTTTCTGCAGACGGATCCGCCGGCGAAGGAAGATGTGGCGAGGCTGAAGCAGTTTATCGACCGCGAGTTGAGGAAGGCGGAGAAGAAGGTCGGAACACCGAGGGTAGGGCTGGTGATTGCGACTTCGGGAACGGCTGCGGCGCTGGCGGAGGCTAGTGGGCATGTGCGGAGGGGACGGTCGGCGAAGAAGACGCTGGCGAAGAAGCGGCTGGAACGGGTGGGTGAGCTGACGGCGGACACTCCGGATGTGCGGCGGCTGGCGGACAGGCTGGTGAAGATGACGAATGACGAGCGCGCTGCGGTGCCGGGGATTGGGCCGCGTCGGTCGGAGATTATCGTCGGTGGGGCGCTGGTGTATGCGAGTCTGCTGGAGCGGATGGGGCTGAAGGGGTTTCGGTATTCGTCACTGGGGTTGCGGGATGGGATGCTGGCGCAGATGCTGGCGGAGGTGGATCTGCGGGCTTCGGTGCACCAGAAGATGGAGAGCGAGCGATGGGCGGGAGTGCTGGAGCTGTGCCGGAGGTACGGGATCGAGCAGAGGACTGCGGAGCCGGTGCGGGAGCATGTGGTGCAGCTGTTCGATCAGCTGGCGAGGGTGCATGAGCTGCCGGAGGAGTACAAGCTTTGGCTGGAGTCGGCGGCAATGATGCAGGATGCGGGGAAGTTTATGAATCACCAGGGACACTTCCGGCATACGCAGTACATTATTGCGAACTCGGAGATATTTGGCTTCTCGCCGGAACAGCGGGCGATTGTGAGTGCGCTTGCGCGGTATCTAGGGAAGACGCGGCCCGACCCGATGGACAGGGTGATGCGGGCGATTCCGATTGAAGAGCATACGCACGTCGTCCGGGCGATTGTGCTGCTGCGGCTGGCGGTGGCGCTGAATCAGGACAGAGCTAGCGCGGTGGTGCAGTTGCGGACGCATGTGTATCCGAAGCGCGTGCTGTTGGAGTTGGTGCCGGGCCGCGGTGGAGCGGAGTTGGAGGCTTGGTCGCTGAAGAAAGAGGCGGACTACTTCCGCGAGGTCTTTCGGCGGGAGCTCTTTGTCGAGGTGGCGTAG
- a CDS encoding ArnT family glycosyltransferase, translated as MIISPLPASVSENLAEKIAEKITEQPLSLPLPSDSPRRSTSLLILTGLWIIIFFAALFAPPLLDDADGTHANAARHMALTGDLVTLHVNGIRYLEKAPLPYWLDALSFRIFGFNTFAAHLPQAIGVLLLALLGFHWASKAFGPRTAFYTGLAILTSAGVFLFTRIYIPEVLLSLFLCTALYTLLQSLNSSKIEGVLTEPEPRAHNLYPYLMWTALALAVLTKGLVALVFFFGTAIIYLALTGEYRNLRKLKPLTGLLLFLAIAAPWHILAGLRNTGGMNGHGFFWFYFVNEHFLRFLGKRYPMDYNKLPGYLFWSLHLVWLFPWSLFLPIAFIKGWNQWKQRRNAFRHAIKMGRIPEPRPTPPYGTGYALRYHRNMFTGALGYALNGFGANTTLLLFLFSALVLVFFSLSTNQEYYTFPAYLPILALIAAALTRAENTYDEDKSSRRWITFAHATLTVIGVTAASALAYGLWTSRNLPFVPDIGDLLAHRGVGDYTLSMSHFFDLTGPSFAALRLPAALAAFAFAIGPAVAWWLRTKSRHLAATTAIALTSTVFLIAAHIALVRFEPMLSSQDLAEKIQELEDDRAISRDNQVLLYGDQSYGSSIPFYLGEDVYLVDGRSSSMLFGSTFPDAPHIFLTHDDLLKTWGTGERKILFVPLEKRDEVDRLLGSKKILLEETSGKALFTDRPLDNPAPN; from the coding sequence ATGATTATTTCGCCCCTCCCTGCGAGCGTCTCCGAGAATCTTGCTGAAAAAATCGCAGAAAAAATCACGGAACAGCCCCTCTCGCTTCCCCTCCCCTCCGACTCCCCCCGCCGTTCTACCTCCCTCCTCATCCTCACCGGCCTCTGGATCATCATCTTCTTCGCCGCCCTCTTCGCCCCACCCTTGCTCGACGACGCCGACGGCACCCACGCCAACGCCGCCCGTCACATGGCCCTCACCGGCGACCTCGTCACCCTCCACGTCAACGGCATCCGCTACCTCGAAAAAGCCCCCCTCCCCTACTGGCTCGACGCCCTCAGCTTCCGCATCTTCGGCTTCAACACCTTCGCCGCCCACCTCCCCCAGGCCATCGGAGTCCTGCTCCTGGCCCTCCTCGGCTTCCACTGGGCGTCAAAAGCCTTCGGCCCCCGCACCGCCTTCTACACCGGCCTCGCCATCCTCACCTCTGCCGGAGTCTTCCTCTTCACCCGCATCTACATCCCCGAAGTCCTCCTCTCCCTCTTCCTCTGCACCGCCCTCTACACACTCCTTCAGTCGCTAAACTCCTCAAAGATTGAAGGTGTCCTCACCGAACCCGAACCGCGAGCCCACAACCTCTACCCCTACCTCATGTGGACAGCCCTCGCCCTCGCCGTCCTCACCAAAGGCCTCGTAGCCCTGGTCTTCTTCTTCGGTACCGCGATCATCTACCTCGCCCTAACCGGCGAATACCGCAACCTTCGCAAGCTAAAGCCCCTCACCGGCCTCCTGCTCTTCCTGGCCATAGCCGCCCCCTGGCACATCCTCGCCGGCCTACGAAACACCGGAGGCATGAACGGCCACGGCTTCTTCTGGTTCTACTTCGTCAACGAGCACTTCCTGCGCTTCCTCGGCAAGCGCTACCCCATGGACTACAACAAGCTCCCCGGCTATCTCTTCTGGAGCCTCCACCTAGTCTGGCTCTTCCCCTGGAGCCTCTTCCTCCCAATCGCATTCATCAAGGGATGGAATCAATGGAAGCAGCGCCGTAATGCATTTCGCCATGCTATCAAAATGGGTCGCATCCCAGAGCCTAGACCCACACCTCCTTATGGGACGGGATACGCTCTGCGCTACCACCGGAATATGTTCACCGGAGCCCTGGGTTACGCGCTCAATGGTTTTGGCGCAAATACCACCCTCCTCCTATTCCTCTTCTCTGCCCTGGTCCTGGTCTTCTTCTCCCTCTCTACCAACCAGGAGTACTACACCTTCCCCGCCTACCTCCCCATCTTGGCCCTGATCGCCGCAGCCTTAACCCGCGCCGAAAACACCTACGACGAAGACAAATCCTCCCGCCGCTGGATCACCTTCGCCCACGCGACCCTCACCGTCATCGGAGTCACTGCCGCATCTGCCCTCGCCTACGGTCTCTGGACCTCCCGCAATCTCCCCTTCGTCCCCGACATCGGAGACCTCCTCGCCCACCGCGGCGTAGGCGACTACACCCTCTCCATGTCGCACTTCTTCGACCTCACCGGCCCCTCCTTCGCCGCCTTGCGCCTGCCCGCAGCTCTCGCCGCCTTCGCCTTCGCCATCGGACCCGCCGTAGCATGGTGGCTCCGCACCAAAAGCCGCCACCTCGCGGCCACCACAGCCATCGCCCTCACCAGCACCGTCTTCCTCATCGCCGCCCACATCGCCCTCGTCCGCTTTGAGCCCATGCTGTCCTCGCAGGACTTAGCCGAGAAGATTCAGGAGCTCGAAGACGACCGAGCCATCTCCCGCGACAACCAGGTCCTCCTCTACGGCGACCAGTCCTACGGCTCCTCCATCCCCTTCTACCTCGGAGAAGACGTTTACCTCGTCGACGGCCGCTCCTCCTCCATGCTCTTCGGCTCCACCTTCCCCGACGCACCCCACATATTCCTCACCCACGACGATCTTTTGAAGACATGGGGCACCGGAGAACGTAAAATACTATTTGTCCCCCTCGAAAAGCGCGACGAAGTAGACCGCCTCCTGGGCAGTAAAAAGATCCTCCTCGAGGAGACCTCCGGCAAGGCTCTATTCACCGATCGCCCTTTAGATAATCCCGCACCAAACTAA
- a CDS encoding ArnT family glycosyltransferase translates to MNYRSTQTVEILPAPAEQVSAEHHFPTATISTPTRRWSPRSIAILFLAWAILQIGGLFSPGLLDDVDSIYIEIAREMLHRHDYVTPFVNGVRFFDKPPLMYWMAAGSMHLFGPYDWAARIPLALGVLALLLAVYALGIRLFSSISPASAPDRGGFYAALALATSIGPYLYTRFYIPDILLALWMTLAVHLFLIALDRIQANHLQVEDFDSPKNRVPHSSQSHRDEWNIRTKHEPFSSLTHKSPLLPCLAFAAIMALNVLTKGLIGLVFPIAFVFLYLAVTKQLRLLTKFHLLASTAVFLAIAAPWHILAAIRTPAIPLPAGMGLPATGGWAWFYLYNEHIARFLGRRIPHDYGQVPIPLFWLLNALWIMPWATFLTPALTDHIRTLRNRSATTARQYETALSLILWTVVVLGFFTLSSRQEYYGLPALPALALMAASLLTRADDNSAKARTSALNWTLYFLVPLTTLIALICGYFAITAPHPAPGADIASLIAANPEFYNLSLGHLFDLTGAAMGLFRGPLAAVALSMLVIGPVSYLLRRTGRTYSANLTLAAAMTVTLLAAHEGLARFYPILGSKDLAVAINRAGIQPTDKIILDGELTSGSTLVFYTRQQVHLVRGRVNGLWYGSFWPDAPQIFETEDSLHQLWSSSRRIFLMTYDPSRAADLAHYGPVHTLASSGGKILLSNQN, encoded by the coding sequence ATGAACTACCGCTCCACCCAAACCGTAGAAATCCTCCCGGCCCCAGCGGAACAGGTTTCTGCCGAGCACCACTTCCCCACCGCCACCATCAGCACGCCCACCCGCCGTTGGAGCCCCCGCTCCATCGCCATCCTCTTCCTCGCCTGGGCCATCCTCCAGATCGGCGGCCTCTTCTCCCCCGGCCTCCTCGATGACGTCGACTCCATCTACATCGAGATCGCCCGCGAGATGCTCCACCGCCACGACTACGTCACTCCCTTCGTCAACGGCGTCCGCTTCTTCGACAAGCCGCCCCTCATGTACTGGATGGCCGCCGGCTCCATGCACCTCTTCGGCCCCTACGACTGGGCCGCCCGCATCCCCCTCGCCCTCGGCGTCCTCGCCCTCCTCCTCGCCGTCTACGCCCTCGGCATCCGCCTCTTCAGCAGCATCTCCCCCGCCAGCGCACCCGACCGCGGAGGCTTCTACGCCGCCCTCGCCCTCGCCACCAGCATCGGCCCCTACCTCTACACCCGCTTCTACATCCCCGACATCCTCCTGGCCCTCTGGATGACGCTAGCCGTCCACCTCTTCCTAATAGCCCTGGACCGCATTCAAGCGAACCACCTCCAAGTCGAAGACTTCGACTCACCAAAGAACCGGGTGCCCCATTCATCGCAGTCTCATCGTGATGAGTGGAACATTCGTACGAAGCACGAGCCGTTCTCCTCTCTCACCCACAAATCCCCCCTCCTCCCCTGCCTGGCCTTCGCTGCCATCATGGCCCTCAACGTCCTCACCAAAGGACTCATCGGCCTCGTCTTCCCCATAGCCTTCGTCTTCCTCTACCTGGCCGTCACAAAGCAGCTCCGCCTCCTCACCAAGTTCCACCTCCTCGCCAGCACCGCCGTCTTCCTCGCGATAGCCGCCCCCTGGCACATCCTCGCCGCCATCCGCACCCCGGCGATCCCGCTCCCCGCCGGCATGGGCCTCCCCGCCACCGGAGGCTGGGCCTGGTTCTATCTCTACAACGAGCACATCGCCCGCTTCCTCGGCCGCCGTATCCCCCACGATTACGGCCAGGTCCCCATCCCCCTCTTCTGGCTCCTCAACGCCCTCTGGATCATGCCTTGGGCCACCTTCCTCACCCCCGCCCTCACCGACCACATCCGAACCCTCCGCAACCGCAGCGCAACCACCGCACGTCAATACGAAACCGCACTTTCCCTCATCCTCTGGACCGTCGTCGTCCTCGGCTTCTTCACCCTCTCCAGCCGTCAGGAGTACTACGGCCTCCCCGCACTCCCGGCCCTGGCCCTCATGGCCGCAAGCCTCCTCACCCGTGCCGACGACAATAGCGCCAAAGCCCGCACCAGCGCCCTCAACTGGACCCTCTACTTCCTCGTCCCCCTCACCACCCTGATCGCCCTCATCTGCGGATACTTCGCCATCACCGCCCCCCATCCCGCCCCCGGTGCCGACATAGCATCCCTCATCGCCGCCAACCCCGAGTTCTACAACCTCTCCCTCGGCCACCTCTTCGACCTCACCGGAGCAGCCATGGGCCTCTTCCGTGGTCCTCTCGCCGCCGTCGCCCTCAGCATGCTGGTCATCGGCCCCGTCAGCTACCTGCTCCGCCGCACCGGACGAACCTACTCCGCAAACCTCACCCTCGCCGCAGCGATGACCGTCACTCTCCTGGCCGCGCACGAAGGCCTCGCCCGCTTCTACCCCATCCTCGGCTCGAAAGATCTAGCCGTAGCCATCAACCGCGCCGGCATCCAGCCCACCGACAAAATCATCCTCGACGGCGAACTCACCTCCGGCTCCACCCTCGTCTTCTACACCCGGCAGCAGGTCCACCTCGTGCGCGGAAGAGTCAACGGCCTCTGGTACGGCAGCTTCTGGCCCGACGCCCCTCAAATCTTCGAGACCGAAGACTCACTCCACCAGCTCTGGTCCAGTTCCCGCCGCATCTTCCTCATGACCTACGACCCCAGCCGCGCCGCCGACCTAGCCCACTACGGCCCAGTCCACACCCTCGCCTCCTCCGGAGGAAAGATTCTCCTCTCCAACCAGAACTAA
- a CDS encoding glycosyltransferase gives MSLLLQILFWVAVVGTVTSGIYCLMVVVAAVRFGLRRRRVDHAGPFMPPVSVLKPLHGIEPGLERSLETFFEQEYPEFELLFCARHETDEGLKAARRVGERYPGVKARYIACGEPEYPNPKMFSLGVMAEAAEHELLVTADADARVERDFLRRVVQPMADPKLELSWCLYLGTADVSNLATELDAVGKSVEMGSGVLVANMVEGGTKFALGVIMVLQRQAFYDAGGYADLGQYQAEDYVLGKRLAEQGKGVMISPQVIRLVVPETSFALSFKNQLRWMQSTRRSRPLGHLGTGLTFSVPFGLVGLLWGLLAGHPIAGLLLLMGSCVNRWLQAGVMLRVLGEPMWVWQTAIYPLRDLLGGVLWVFSYLPGHVYYHGGKFSIDADGRYKEIG, from the coding sequence ATGAGCTTGTTGCTTCAGATTTTGTTTTGGGTTGCGGTGGTTGGTACGGTCACGTCTGGGATCTACTGCCTGATGGTGGTGGTCGCAGCGGTGCGGTTTGGTTTGCGGCGGCGGCGCGTGGATCATGCGGGGCCGTTCATGCCGCCGGTTAGTGTGCTGAAGCCGCTGCATGGGATTGAGCCGGGGTTGGAACGGAGTCTTGAGACGTTTTTTGAGCAAGAGTATCCGGAGTTTGAGCTGCTGTTTTGTGCGCGGCATGAGACGGATGAAGGGTTGAAGGCTGCTCGGCGGGTGGGAGAGCGGTATCCGGGGGTGAAGGCTCGGTATATCGCTTGTGGGGAGCCAGAGTACCCGAATCCGAAGATGTTTTCACTTGGGGTGATGGCGGAGGCGGCGGAGCATGAGCTGCTGGTGACGGCGGATGCGGATGCTCGGGTAGAGAGGGATTTTTTGAGGCGTGTTGTGCAGCCTATGGCGGATCCGAAGCTCGAACTGTCTTGGTGCTTGTATCTGGGGACGGCGGATGTGTCGAACCTGGCTACGGAGCTGGATGCGGTGGGCAAGAGCGTCGAGATGGGTTCGGGTGTGCTGGTCGCGAATATGGTGGAGGGCGGCACTAAGTTTGCGCTGGGCGTGATCATGGTGCTGCAGCGGCAGGCTTTCTATGATGCGGGTGGGTATGCGGATTTGGGGCAGTATCAGGCGGAAGACTATGTACTGGGCAAGCGGCTGGCTGAGCAGGGAAAGGGCGTGATGATATCGCCGCAGGTGATTCGGCTGGTGGTGCCGGAGACTTCGTTTGCGCTGTCGTTTAAGAATCAGTTGCGGTGGATGCAGAGTACGCGACGGTCGCGCCCGTTAGGGCATTTGGGGACAGGGTTGACGTTCAGTGTGCCGTTTGGGCTGGTGGGGCTGCTGTGGGGCCTGCTGGCGGGGCATCCGATTGCCGGGTTGCTGCTGCTGATGGGGAGTTGTGTTAATCGGTGGCTGCAGGCTGGGGTAATGCTCAGAGTGCTGGGGGAGCCGATGTGGGTGTGGCAGACCGCGATCTATCCGTTGCGGGATTTGTTGGGTGGGGTACTTTGGGTTTTTAGTTATTTGCCGGGGCACGTTTATTACCACGGGGGGAAGTTTTCGATTGATGCGGATGGGCGGTATAAGGAGATTGGCTAA
- a CDS encoding MerR family transcriptional regulator: MVTKRKNKGAYMISAVAEMYQIHPQTLRLYEREGLLRPSRSEGNTRLYTDEDLERLEFILNLARDLGVNIAGIAIVLQMRERMEEMNRQMQGFVDYVRTEMLTRMHQQQTPEAGLVPLRRPMVVPVKIVKKK, from the coding sequence ATGGTGACGAAGCGGAAGAATAAGGGTGCTTATATGATCTCGGCGGTGGCGGAGATGTATCAGATTCATCCGCAGACGTTGAGGCTGTATGAGCGGGAGGGGTTGCTACGGCCTTCGCGGAGTGAAGGGAATACTCGGCTGTATACGGATGAGGATCTGGAACGGCTGGAGTTTATTTTGAATCTGGCACGCGATCTTGGGGTGAATATCGCGGGGATTGCGATTGTGCTGCAGATGCGGGAGCGCATGGAGGAGATGAACCGCCAGATGCAGGGGTTTGTCGACTATGTGCGTACGGAAATGTTGACGCGGATGCATCAGCAGCAGACTCCGGAGGCGGGGCTGGTTCCGCTGCGGCGGCCGATGGTGGTTCCGGTGAAGATTGTGAAGAAGAAGTAG
- a CDS encoding DnaJ C-terminal domain-containing protein, whose protein sequence is MATTKTKDYYGTLGVKKTATADEIRKAFRKAARKYHPDVNPGDKKAEEKFKEISEANDVLSDDKKRKIYDQFGFYSDNIDAAAAEAAARGGYAGGGFPGGGYGGGAQAGGHGGAQEVPFDFEGFDFSDFQSGNTRQQEASGGFGGSFRDIFSGMFTGNRGARGPQPGTDLEYQVSVDFWTAVRGGVTRLEIQRQEICPTCKGKSTTGGSVECPECHGSGQVTQMGGRMKFNIQCPRCGGSGKVQNSCPTCDGAGVVTKKEQLEFRIKPGTRDGQRIRLAGKGNAGTNGGPAGDLYLIIKAGTHPVFTRNADDIYVTVPVAISEAALGAKIDVPTIDTHDGGGRTQLKVPPGTQSGQKLRLREKGVPSASQEGKRGDQIVEVKVVVPKVQDERSKEILRELAKLNPEDPREELFAKA, encoded by the coding sequence ATGGCGACGACTAAGACAAAAGATTATTACGGCACGCTGGGCGTCAAGAAGACGGCTACGGCGGATGAGATTCGGAAGGCGTTCAGGAAGGCTGCGCGTAAGTATCACCCGGACGTGAATCCGGGGGACAAGAAGGCGGAGGAGAAGTTCAAGGAGATCTCGGAGGCGAACGATGTTCTGAGCGATGACAAGAAGCGGAAGATCTATGACCAGTTCGGGTTCTACTCGGACAACATCGATGCTGCGGCGGCTGAGGCTGCTGCTCGCGGGGGGTATGCGGGCGGCGGGTTTCCAGGAGGCGGGTACGGCGGCGGCGCGCAGGCAGGCGGACACGGTGGTGCGCAAGAGGTTCCGTTCGACTTTGAGGGATTCGATTTTTCGGACTTTCAAAGCGGCAACACACGGCAGCAGGAAGCGAGTGGAGGATTTGGCGGAAGCTTCCGGGACATCTTCAGTGGGATGTTTACGGGGAACCGTGGGGCGCGTGGACCTCAGCCGGGGACTGATCTTGAGTACCAGGTGAGTGTGGACTTCTGGACGGCGGTGCGCGGTGGCGTGACTCGGCTGGAGATTCAGCGGCAGGAGATCTGCCCGACGTGCAAGGGGAAGTCGACGACGGGCGGCAGTGTGGAGTGCCCGGAGTGCCATGGCTCGGGCCAGGTGACGCAGATGGGCGGGCGGATGAAGTTCAATATCCAGTGCCCTCGGTGCGGCGGTTCGGGGAAGGTGCAGAATAGCTGCCCGACGTGCGATGGGGCGGGTGTGGTGACGAAGAAGGAGCAGCTTGAGTTCCGGATCAAGCCGGGGACTCGGGATGGGCAGCGGATTCGGCTGGCGGGTAAGGGTAATGCAGGTACGAATGGCGGGCCTGCTGGGGATCTTTATCTGATTATTAAGGCGGGGACGCATCCTGTGTTTACGCGGAACGCGGATGATATTTATGTAACCGTTCCGGTTGCAATTTCGGAGGCAGCGCTGGGAGCGAAGATCGATGTGCCGACGATCGATACGCATGATGGAGGCGGACGGACGCAGTTGAAGGTTCCGCCGGGAACGCAGTCGGGGCAGAAGCTGCGGTTGCGGGAGAAGGGCGTGCCGAGCGCTTCGCAGGAGGGCAAGCGCGGGGATCAGATTGTTGAGGTCAAGGTTGTCGTGCCGAAGGTGCAGGATGAGCGGTCGAAGGAGATTTTGCGGGAGTTGGCGAAGCTGAATCCGGAGGATCCGCGGGAGGAGTTGTTTGCGAAGGCGTAG
- a CDS encoding Fpg/Nei family DNA glycosylase: protein MPEGNEIHRWAERHTTAFAGKPVRVDGPQGRFTDADVLDGRKLERVMAVGKHLGYDFGKDRILHVHLGLQGDFTEGSGPLPDVKGALRLRMWNAAAVKRPAVPGVSKRHGWYSDDDGTDNIDADKVAWVELRGPMDCSVYSQEKWDGLLKRLGPDPLNGDGPERMIAKVAKSRKPIGELLMDQTVAAGVGNIYRAELLYRARLSPFRVGKDVEEKTLRSIWKEAGVLMKAGMVDRRIVTTKPADRPHKTGQALKEEAHYVYRRNGRPCFVCGTDVLKKEMAGRNLFWCPVCQAE from the coding sequence GTGCCTGAAGGGAATGAGATTCATCGGTGGGCGGAGCGTCATACGACGGCGTTTGCCGGGAAGCCGGTGAGGGTGGATGGACCGCAGGGTCGGTTTACCGATGCGGATGTTCTGGATGGGCGGAAGCTTGAGCGGGTGATGGCCGTGGGCAAGCACCTGGGGTATGACTTTGGGAAGGACCGGATTCTGCATGTTCATCTTGGATTGCAGGGGGATTTTACAGAGGGCTCGGGACCGCTGCCCGACGTGAAGGGCGCGCTGCGGCTACGGATGTGGAATGCGGCTGCGGTGAAGAGGCCTGCTGTGCCGGGTGTCAGCAAGCGGCATGGATGGTACTCGGACGATGATGGGACGGACAACATCGACGCGGATAAGGTTGCGTGGGTTGAGCTGCGCGGGCCGATGGACTGCTCGGTGTATTCGCAGGAGAAGTGGGATGGGTTGTTGAAGCGGCTGGGGCCTGATCCGCTGAATGGCGATGGGCCGGAGAGGATGATCGCGAAGGTAGCGAAGAGCAGGAAGCCGATTGGTGAGCTGCTGATGGACCAGACGGTTGCTGCGGGGGTTGGAAATATTTATCGTGCAGAACTGTTGTATCGGGCGAGGCTGAGTCCGTTTCGTGTCGGCAAGGATGTGGAGGAGAAGACGCTGCGGTCGATATGGAAAGAGGCGGGCGTTTTGATGAAGGCAGGGATGGTGGATCGCAGGATTGTGACGACGAAGCCTGCGGATCGGCCGCATAAGACGGGGCAGGCTTTGAAGGAGGAGGCTCATTATGTGTATCGGAGGAATGGGCGGCCTTGCTTTGTTTGTGGGACGGATGTTTTGAAGAAGGAGATGGCGGGGCGGAATCTGTTCTGGTGTCCGGTGTGCCAGGCTGAGTGA